One Polaribacter sp. SA4-12 genomic window carries:
- a CDS encoding heavy-metal-associated domain-containing protein, with product MKKIVFILSLFLVGFSTQSQEIKKKKNAKVAFEVDGICGMCKKRIETAALKTKGVKFALWNVQSHQLNVILDERKTDVLTIQKNILKVGHDVVGLDAKKITATEEDYNSVHPCCKYRDEEIILNHEGGLKKQKKQ from the coding sequence ATGAAAAAAATAGTATTTATATTGAGTTTGTTTCTGGTTGGATTCTCAACTCAATCACAAGAAATTAAAAAGAAAAAGAACGCAAAGGTTGCTTTTGAGGTTGATGGTATTTGTGGAATGTGTAAAAAGCGAATAGAAACAGCGGCTTTAAAAACTAAAGGAGTAAAGTTTGCACTTTGGAATGTGCAATCTCATCAATTAAACGTAATTTTAGATGAGCGTAAAACGGATGTTTTAACGATACAGAAAAATATTTTAAAAGTTGGTCATGATGTAGTTGGTTTAGATGCAAAAAAAATAACAGCAACAGAAGAAGATTATAACTCTGTACATCCTTGTTGTAAGTATAGAGATGAGGAAATTATCTTAAATCATGAAGGAGGATTGAAAAAACAGAAAAAACAATAA
- a CDS encoding heavy metal-binding domain-containing protein, whose protein sequence is MKKIILVLAVIFTVSFVFTSCKSDKKEEKKEQITSDKKQNVEKVKYQCPMKCEKEKTYDKEGKCPVCEMKLREKVAENHEGHNH, encoded by the coding sequence ATGAAGAAAATAATTTTAGTATTAGCAGTGATTTTTACAGTAAGTTTCGTTTTTACATCTTGTAAATCTGATAAAAAAGAAGAAAAGAAAGAACAGATTACTTCTGATAAAAAGCAAAACGTTGAGAAAGTTAAATATCAATGCCCTATGAAGTGTGAAAAAGAAAAAACGTACGATAAAGAAGGTAAATGTCCTGTTTGTGAAATGAAGTTAAGGGAAAAAGTCGCTGAAAATCATGAGGGTCATAACCA